A stretch of DNA from Pseudopipra pipra isolate bDixPip1 chromosome 1, bDixPip1.hap1, whole genome shotgun sequence:
CAGCTAAAAGATATTCTGTCAATGctatgcttttttctttttttaaaagaccgTGGTGTCTGGGTTTGCAAGGTCTGTACCACCAGAATGGCTGTTTATCTGTGTTATCATGCTGGCAGGTTTATAAGTGAGACAACTGTTAAGCAGGGACAGCCACTACCGGGACCTGTTGTTACTTACAGTGGTGTTTGCTGATCCTGGCTGAGATAGGGAATCACTTCTGCTAAGCCTTGCTGCAGGTACATGATCACACTGAGTCCTCTTCACAACAGCAGCAGTAAGCCCTGTTCACTGCCATCTGAGTGCAAATCAAACAAAGACAACAAAGGAGTTGGTCTTGCCAGGCTGAGGTGACCTGGGTTATGGGGCTTTCCCCATGACTTGGTCGACAAAATGGCTTGCTTGGATTTCTAATTCATTATAGCTAATGCAAACTAAGACAACATCTTTTTTATGCCTAGTGATGAGGTAGAAAAAAGGTAGTTCTTAACATAGAGTCTATAAAATGTATGTAATGTGGCCAGCATAAAGGTGAGCCAGAAGAGTTGCTAACATTCCATTTTTATAAATAGTGAGCTGAAGTATCGTTCCATTGACGTGACTGTGGAGAACTTAAAGAAAGGCTTCAGTAATTCCCCTGTAGATGTACAAGACAACCAAGCCCTGTGTTCATGGCGGCTGCCTGTCAGCGCTCACAGGGCTGTTCTGAGCTgatttctccctccctccctccatccctccatccccaggggaTTATCCAGGTCAGTTCACTGGTCCAGTTCATCTTGTAATTCCACAAACACTTTTACCCGAAGGATGGAGAGCTGGGGGAGGTGCAAGGGGTTTAAGCTGATAATGATTTGAGGACATGGCTGTGGAATTGTAGTCTAAACACAACTTCatcctggtttttttgtttaattagcGAAGCACCTGCACTAATATAATAAGAATAATAGTATCTTTTTATTAAGTTTAGTTTTTCCCCCTGTAGTTgatgtttctttatttctgtagcTGTCAGCTTCCCCAAAATATTTGTgtctacattttatttttccaagttgTCCTAGTTTCAGCtgagatagagttaattttcttcctggtaGCTGGtactgtgctgtgttttgtatttAGGATGAGAATGATGTTGAGAGCACACcgatgttttagttgttgctgagTAGTGCTTGCGCTAAGTTAAAGACTTTCCAGCTTCCCATGCTTTGCCAGCGagtaggctgggggtgcacaagaagctgggagagatcacagccaggacaggtgaccccaactAGCCAAAGGGGTATTCCATGCCATAaggcatcatgctcagcacaTAAACTGTAGGAAAAGCTGGCCAGGGACTGCTACTTGGCAACAGTCAGGGCATCGGtaggtggtgagcaattgcttttcatttgcatcacttgtttttcttgggttttatttctctttcttttagttattctcctttctttacatttattattttatttccattattaaATTGTTCCCATCTCAACTATGAGTTTTGTTACCCCATCCCATCAGAGGGGGGGTGGTGGGTGGGGTGAGTGAGTGGttgtgtggtgcttagttgcaggctggggttaaaccatgacacacaGGTTTTTCCATTATTTGAATATTGCTTTGAAGAATTAAAGTATAAATTAAGTGTAACATAATAACCTTTGAAATGTCATCTTTTATGTTCTGCtgttttaatgagaaaatttgAAGTTCTGTTCtgtaataatataaaatatttataaagagGAACTGATAAGTACTTGCTTAGAATTTGAAGAGGGAtacattttttgtttgattctttttttctatgtCAGACAAGTCACAAGTGCTTAGGACTTTCACAGTGTTTTAAAGTTGAGGTACATCAAGTAGCAACAAAGTACgtcagaaatacagaaatgaaGTGAGGCTATCAGAAAGGTATCAGTTTCAAGTAACATGTCAGATCAGCATTTAGGTTGGGGAGAGCTCAAAACTGGTAGGCTCAGGAGATGAATCTGAACTTTTGCCCTCTGACTTACTGTACAGCTACACCCCTTCCTGTGCAACCACTGCCACCTCCTCTTGCTAATGCCACAGCATCCTATCGGTGGTCATCACGCTCCTGTCCTTATGAACACCTGTCTGTTCCTGTTCATTTTAGCAACAGCAGCTCTCACTGATTTTCCAAGGGTTGCCAAACTGCTGTTGTAAGAGAAGGAGGGAATGTAAGGCTGGTACTGTGACCATCacaaggaaggaggagaaagttGTCTACTGAAGCAGGTTGACTCCTGAAATCTGTTAGAGAACAGGGTAGCATATAAACCTCAGTGGCTGCAACAGCAGGGCCATCTTTTTGTGGGATTGTGCAAACAGGAAATAAGTGTGGATGCTTAAACTGTTTCTCAAACAGCTTTCCCCGTGTTGTCTGAAGAGAACCATGTGGAAGTTTTCACAGGCTTCAGTCTGGCTGGCTAGTGGGGACACAATGCTAGagcaatttaaatattttacagtgtGGAAATAAGCATTATTAaggtaaaaatatatttgtgacATTACAGACCTGTGAAATATTCTATGGATCAGGGATCCCAGATAACTCATTGACAGAAATCTGTTATTTTCAGAGAGAACATATGCATAGTTATTTTTTGCCATAAagtttaaaatatgtttcttttatacAGCTGCCACTGGAGACATGCCAGCTTACCAGATTCGAACTCCCACTACCACCTTACCTCAGGGAGTGGTCATGGCAGCCTCACCAGGGACTTTGCATAGTCCTCAGCAAATGGCAGAAGAGGCAACACGCAAGAGAGAGCTGAGACTTTTGAAAAATAGGTAAGACTATACAACAATTCATAATCAggttcaaaaaaacccccaaaacgTTCTatgaaattttcttcttaagGTCATGAGCACTGCTTGTAACTGatgaagggaaggcagaaaattCTTTGTCAGTCATCCCACGTCCTTACAGCATAGAGTACTGGTTGTTGACTCTGGAAAACTAGAGTTGACTGTATCCCCATGGATTTTTAGTTTGAAAATAGTATGGTAATGCAGAAATAAGTATCAGATAATTTTTGTGATGATCTGGAGTTATGCTTTTTGTTGAATTTTAATTCCCCTCCTCCCTACTTCTGACAGTAAAGTGAACAGGATGggctttttcattttgaaacatCCCAGCAAAGAATTGGTTAGGAAAATATCTGAGGACCTCATTAGCAGCTGTCCATTAATGATGCTATGAAGAGGACTTATTCTAGGATGGAATGATAATTATAGACTTTGCTAAATACTTGACTACTGGGATAAGTTACTTTGCAGTGCCCCTGTCATTTTGTGAGGCATATTGTGTGAGGTGgctgtatattttttaattagttgGCATGGACTTGACTGAATGTTGTAAATATCAGTCTTTCTCTGTGCATTCTTCTTTCTATTCTTAAGGGAGTCTGTCTTTTTTTATGTGTAGCCATCTCTATCATTGGCAGATTAGTAGAAGAAATATTCTGCTGTGCAGATCTCTAATACACTGACTAACCACTTGCCTTATGATTGAATTAATGGTATTGCTTTGCTCTCATGCCTatcctttattttaaattactcatGAGAATCACTGCATTGCTGCGCTTCcttttgtttctcctctcttcACTTTTAAAACTAGTGCCTATGCTATAGCTCATAACTTGCTGAAACATTACTCCCATGGTTTGACAGTTTATTATGTTCCAAGGTGGTAAAGGAGTGGACTCCCAGTACTTCTGATATTTCTTCTGGAATTGAATGCTTGTTTAGTCACATGCTCTGAAAACACTATTTAAAGTGTTTAGCTTCAGTATAACAGACTTCTGAGCAGAACTATGAGAATGGCTTCAGGCTATCATATGCCACTAACAAAAAATACAGACCCATGTGAATGTGCTCAGATGGCCAGTTCTAAAATGCTAATTGATTGTATTTGTTAAGGCTAAAATTTTACTGTACATTCTTACCTTAAGGTAAAAACTTAGAGCACTTAGTAAGCTTGGCATCTAGCTTTTTATCTGAAGAGAGTAATGTTATGCTTGTGTTTTCTGAAAGTAAAttctttgggtttggttttaaGATTTGATGGCAGAAGACAATGCTCCCGATAAACACACAAAATGGAATGTGACTGGAAGAAGAAATGCTGCTTTCCATCCTAATGTTTAGTACAATTCAAATCAATACATTATCATTTACTCgctatttttctcatttcttctgtgtATTAGTTCCATCTTCAGATTTGGTGATGCTGAATTAGTTTCAGGTTCTAGTTGTTTTGAATTGTATTTTAACTATGTTATTGGTTTTGGCTGTTACCTTATGTTCTGTTTGTGCAATCCAGCAgttggttgttgttgttattgtggAACCACAGGGATTGCAGGTAATTGCATTTATCCAGTCTTTGCCATATTGTGGCTGTTCCTGTAGTCATTTGCCTTGTATTGGTTCCAGGGAAGCTGCCAGAGAATGTcgcagaaagaagaaagaatatgTCAAATGTCTTGAAAATCGTGTGGCTGTGcttgaaaaccaaaacaagactCTCATTGAGGAACTCAAGGCCCTCAAAGATCTTTATTGTCATAAAGCAGAATAACTGTCTTTCATTTGGACCTCGTTTATTATGAACTTTAATCAAGGCATGAGAGGAAGCAATTCTACAGATTGCCATATGAACTTGAGAAAGAGACACTTGAGGCCCTTGTGGAACCCAGTTTTGCTTAGTGTTGTCAGACTGATTTGGGAGATATTCCAAAATTTGGAATTCTGTCATAGTCTCCATACTCTGCTGAGCTTTCTAATGGCATGCAAatggcttttttgtttgcactttttacttctgctttttgcagGGAAGCTGCTAAAGAATGTCGACGTCGGAAGAAAGAATACATAAAATGTCTGGAGAGTCGTGTTGCAGTGCTAGAAGTTCAGAACAAGAAACTTATACAGGAGCTTGAAACCCTAAAAGACATTTGCTCTTCCAAAACAGattagtaaaaatatttattatactgTGAATTAAGATATGTCCAGTTGCTTTATAAGACAATACATAGCCAATGTGAATTATGGCTTTCTCTTTGTGTCATTTATATTATATTCCAACTCCTAACATTCCTGAATGCTTTCCTGCTTTTTGTCAATTCATAGCTCTAATTTCAGGTTTTTCATGCTCCTCCCTTCCGTCTCCCAAGGAGccaaatgttaaaaaatatatcAGAGTAAAAAAGCGCATAATTTCTAAGAGCTGTTTCTTTGCCATATATTTACATACTACTTTTTACATGTTACTGAGTGTCCTGcacatagaaaatattttacaactGTTTTAGATGAATTATAAAGATGATGCATCCAGTAATATGAGAAAATCAAACCACCCAAGGTATCTCAGGAAAGAGTTTATAAAAGAATGTTATGATTATATGTATGTATACTGGCATACTAGTCTACAGATGATTTTATggcatatttttatattagttGCTTTGTGGAAAAAAAGTATTGTATTGCTGTCACTGAGTGCCATGGTTAAAGATAGTTTTTAATAGAACCATGTTGTTTAACCTGTGTAGTGTCTGATTTCCTTTAAACACCTGGTTGAGCTGCTTTAAAAGCCATGAGTATCTGGAAgaggacaaaggaaaaaaccacaccTAAGCTCATGACATGATGCTAAGCATATTGTAAATACTTGTAAGAAGCTCTCTGTTATATGGCTGCTATCTAAATTTTCTGTAGTCTGCAGAATATTTGATTTATTAGAGGTCTGTATATCAAAATTTAAATTTGCATCCTGAATACTTCACATTCTTGATTCTGTACACCTGTGGACAGTTGCCTATAGCGAAGACTGATGGTGCAGTTTTTTCACAATTTCAGCAAACTACTGAGTGATGATAAAGGTGTCCTAAAGAAGGAAGCTTTCCAATAAACAGTAGCTATTTGCTGATTCACTGGGTTATGAAATAGCCCATAGGTGAGAGCTGAAGatctttaaaataaacccaTGTTTAAAGTAGattcatcatggctgggcttcgcaaacgaagatttgggaaggctctatgcacatttgttacaggcacgctggtggcttatgaggccaatacgagacacatatccgattgcaaaaggcacagcagaaagactccttagatggtgtattctgcaagacacggttctttctgggttgccttttctccttgagagtgatcctgtgtgtgttctcaaaagtAGATTACAGCTCTTGTAAATACAGAATGTGCCACTTTCCATtgtgctttgaaagaaaatagtGCTTATGCAAAGTAGCTTCTGGGTATTTCTTTAATTCAGGAGTGATCTAATTGTTTGTTGGCCAGTACAGTCTGTGAGGAGAGTATTTGGGAGCTTTGCTGGAACTAATAGCACCATTGCCTTACTGATGTGGTAGGAAGAAAGGCTTGGTTCCTACTTAATTGGCTTTACTGAGGGGGGAGTGTGTGTATGTGGAGGGGAAGAGGGATGGAATCATACTGAAGTCACTGAGActtcttaatttaatttaaactgAATTTGCATTTAACCCACTTCACTCTGACCCTGTTGGGATGGGTTGGTTTGtgtatatctttttttcttgtttcccaAATTACTTGGAATACACAGGATAACTTTCTCGAATCTTTTGAAAGTCCTATTAGGTACGTAAGTGAGACTGTTTGTAGGAAGAAGTCTTCTCTCTCACTTCTCGCAGCCACATCAGTTGATTAAAGCCCTCtagggctctgctgcagctctggaacAAAAGTAAAGTAAACTTTGAAATATGTGCTTcactggaacacttccaggtatgGGATATCCACAGCTTtgctgggcaacctgttcagtgcctcaccaccctctgagtaaagaatttattcccgACATCTGATGTGAATCTTTCCTCTTCCGGTTTAAAAATCGTCCACCCTTGTCCTATCATTGTCTGCCTGTGTAAAtagttgcttttcttttatataCGCCctctttaagtactgaaaggccccagtgaggtctccctggaaccttcttttctccaggatgaagaaACCTGGCTATCTCAGCATATTTGCATAGAAGAGATTTTTCAGCCGTGTGATTATGTTCGTGGCTTCCCTCCAGACCTGCTCTAACAGGTCCATGCCTTTCTagtgctgaggaccccagagctggatgtagGATCTCAcaaaggcagaggagaggggCAAAATCTCCCTCCTTGCTGGCCATGCTGTTTTTGATGCATCCCAGGATGGAGTTGGCCTTCTGTGCAGCCATTGCAGAGCACATTGAGTCATGACCAGCTTTTCATTCatgtccttctctgcagcaccTCACACTTGGACTTCTTGAACATCATGAGGTTctcatgggcccacttctcaagcttgtccaggcTCCCCATCCTTCTGTTGTGTCAACTGCACTGCTCAGCTTCATGTCACCCGCAACTGTGCCGAGGGAGCACTTGATCTCACTCTTTatgtcattgataaagatacTAAAGAGCACTGGGCCCAAGGCAGAatcctgggggacaccacttgtcacaGGCCTTGACCTGGGCATagagccattgaccacaactGTCTGGCTGCatccatccagccaattccttatgCACGGAGTAGTCCGccctatttttaaaacatttgattaatgtttattttttattgaaatGATTACTTGTTGGAGGGGGTGTTTTGTTAATAATGGAAGCTAAACGCAAATGCTCCTGGCGTATGGTCATTCTGGAAAATTCCATTTGATTTATCTGCACCAGGGAGAAATATCCTATTTCAGAGAACCAACTGCAGAAAAGCTGGCTCATTTAGGCTGTGactaggaaaaaaggaaaagtttttaTGATGCATTATTCTTTCATTCTCAGTAATTCAGTTCTGTATAACAATTTTGAAAGAATTAGCAACacacatttctgtattttaaagtaaGAGTGAGCATATTTGTTGTTGaataagaacattttaaatCTACAGTTGGTAAAAGGAGAACCAAGATGTGATGAAGGAAATAACTTATGTCAAAATGGTCAAAGGCAGGTGTGCGCTAATGCCAAGAATCCACTGTCAGATTACTACTTAAAGGAATAAACCCTGAAAAGTTCTGAATTGGATTGAGAGATGAACACTGAAAACTTTGAGATACTTACTTGAGATTAAATAAAGATTTGAAGGAAAAGTCTGTGTACCACTGGGGTTTGTCAGAGAAATAATACCAAAAAACTTAGGTTCCAAAATACTTCGGTGAAATGGGAATGCTGTAGCTGTGGATCTCTGTTCAAGAGGTGTGTCAGAGGATTAAAGCAATAGATAGGATATATGCTAGGATATACAAATCAGTTTAgattgcaaaggaaaataaatcataaagTTTTCattgagtttattttttctctttaagtgTCAATTTAGCCCTCTCATGTTTTAGATCAGTTGTGGTACTCAATTTGTTCTACATCAGTGTCCTGAATGTTCCTGAATGCGTGCCAGTACTGGAATCCACACGTGCTATGAACAGgaagagaatttttcttttgacttaCTGTTCATCAAGCTTGCATTTATGCACAAAGTCCTGTGCTTGCTAGTTTTCCTTTCAAAGGGCAGAATAAGTGGAAATGGTTGGAACTAATTCATTGTTACTTCTTACTCTTCATGGAAGAAATCTGAAAATTGAAACTTAACTGGGGTTTGAATTCAATTGAACTAGGCTTTGGGTTCAGTATTCTTTCCAAAGAACTTCCTGACCACAATATCAAAACCTGCCTTCTGTTTTGTAGTGTGTGTGTTGTTAGTTTTAATGCCTTTTAGCACAATTTGATACTTTTTCTACAGTCTTAGCAACCTCTGGGAGTAGAAACAGTAACTGAAGAGGTGTTCCCTCTTAATTGTCCTACTTGACAGTTGTGTCACCCTGTCACTTGACAAGACTGGAAAGTACCTATTTCCCTAATAAAAATATAGCTCTGAGCTTTGGATACCAATATAATTTCCAAAGGAACCTGATTCCAGTTCAGATTTGTGAAACAGAATGCTTGATGTGGTGCAGGGAAAAGACCTTTTCAACACATTATTATTCTTAATAAAGAAACATTAAATGAATCCAAGTTGGTTTATTACAAGAGAATTTGAGCAGTGCCCAAGCTTGGATTTGTCAGAATCAGGAATTTGTTGTCTttgttatcagaaaaaaaaggccaaaataactgtgttttttctttctgtaagaaAACTGCATTCCTGGGGTACGaaactcttctctcttcctGAAACCACACAACTGTTCGCACATTTCTTTACGACTGATAGCTAGAGGGTTGGCCTTTACAGGAAGCTGTACTCAAGACTACAcggatttttaattttttttttatttcaaatagaTTTTCATGTAGCTTAGCAAGAATAGtctctttaaaaatgtcttcagTCTTCTAGAGTTGTGGGTGATGAGGAATGTAATAGTCAGCTTCCTCTTAAGGTACAGCTTTGAGTCACAGCTGTTTCTTAAGCAGACTTGCAAAGAGAAATCTCTAGACTATCCAGGCAGATCTCTTGACTCCCTAAAACAGCCTCAGCTGTTGTGACCTGGGAAAAAGGGATTAAAATAAGCATATTGTGTGAATAGGTGCGGATTTAGTTTCtttgaggggatttttttttgattgttaTTTCCCATAGATTTTGCTGTTTGCAAGAATAGttattggatttatttttttttggctgcatTGATACAGCCCAGTCCTAAGGAGTGCAGGTTGTCTCCCATTcggttttccttctgttcttaTCAAACATAATTGCTAGTCTGTACTGTTATCCTGCAGACATCAGTGTAATAGCTAAATTTAGTGTGCTCTTTTTCTGAATGAAGTATCACTTCAGAGAAAACAAGGGGGTCTGCTCAGCTTCTGGTTTGGCTCATTTTgcccacatttttttctgtttagtgCATGGGTGTGTACATGGCAAGACTGCAGTGAATGCTGAGCTGTTAAGCAGCTGACACAAGTAACTGCCTTTTGGTTGTCAGCCTTCATGTATAAAATAttgtgtggggagggggcttAATttggttggggattttttttaaggcacTTTGAGGCTCTTCTGGATGAGTGATAACAATGATTTCATTATTCCAGCAAAAGCTGTGTTGGTTCTATTATTTGCTTACtttcaaaactgaagaaaatgagtTATTTAAGTTCTAGGGTAATGTGATAGCATCTTATTCAGGCAGGCAATGACAGGTAGCAAAAATCACTTTCTTCTGTGTCTAATGAGTTTTTCTAGTACTTTTTCTCaggtttctgttttttcctaCTTCAGAGTTAGAACTTCCTTCTTGCAACTGGCTTGTTTGAAATAGTATGAAGCAGAAGCTGTGTATATGAACAAAGTCTCAAAAAGAGAGAATATGTGAGAGTTGAGTGCCTTATGTagactaaggaaaaaaataacttcattgTATTGTGTGTAACTTGAATGgaaaaaacagtaaagaaagTGTATTTGTTATGGTTACTGCTGaggtttttcctctcctttaaTAGCCTATATCAGTGGAATTGGGTGTGATTAACACATCTTATGAATGGAATTATAGCTATAAAAATGTCACAATTCAGAAATCTGGTTACCTAGCCAAGccattgtttttgttttgtggctTCAAAAATACGATTTCCAAACATCCTTGAATGAGGCTTCTAATGTTCTCATTTTCATGGTTctgccctc
This window harbors:
- the CREM gene encoding cAMP-responsive element modulator isoform X10, with the translated sequence MPAYQIRTPTTTLPQGVVMAASPGTLHSPQQMAEEATRKRELRLLKNREAARECRRKKKEYVKCLENRVAVLENQNKTLIEELKALKDLYCHKAE
- the CREM gene encoding cAMP-responsive element modulator isoform X9, with the protein product MSVLLLVILHMLASLEQFMLGSGRGAGELCVQELIMAVTGDETAATGDMPAYQIRTPTTTLPQGVVMAASPGTLHSPQQMAEEATRKRELRLLKNREAAKECRRRKKEYIKCLESRVAVLEVQNKKLIQELETLKDICSSKTD
- the CREM gene encoding cAMP-responsive element modulator isoform X8, encoding MSVLLLVILHMLASLEQFMLGSGRGAGELCVQELIMAVTGDETAATGDMPAYQIRTPTTTLPQGVVMAASPGTLHSPQQMAEEATRKRELRLLKNREAARECRRKKKEYVKCLENRVAVLENQNKTLIEELKALKDLYCHKAE